The Chaetodon auriga isolate fChaAug3 chromosome 2, fChaAug3.hap1, whole genome shotgun sequence genome segment gaggagaggctATTGAGAAACGTGGTCTCGTCCCTGGCACAGAGCTTGCAGGAGCTGTCCACCAATTTCAGGCACACACAGTCCAGCTACCTAAAACGTAAGAGCTGCAGTAAGGCTGTGATTGGTCCTCCGACATTCTCATTCCTCACTGTTGCTTCACGAGCTGTTTTTCCCGCCATCTAATCTTCACGTCATTCGATTATATTCCAGGTATGAAGAATCGTGAGGAGAGGTCAAAGCACTTTTTTGACTCTGGACCCCTAatggaagaggatgaagatTTAGCTGTATATGACAAGGTGACCAGCTTTTTAAAATTCATCCAGTTGTTCAGATAAACCCCAGTGAGAGTTCAACACAGGCATCCTGGATACCAAGCAGAAATatagataagaaaaaaaacacccattAAAAGTCTGGATGAACCGTCACTTTTTATTAAACTCACTAAAAGATAAAGAATGATATAAAATAAAGTATATGTTTGGGGAAAAAGTAAAAGTTTCTCCTACTGTCACCAACCAGTGGAACTGAAAGAAGAGATTATAgagacattttctgtctttgtttcaggGGTTCACAGACGACCAGCTGATGATGGTGGAGCAGAACACGGTTATGGTtgaagagcgagagagggagatcCGACAAATAGTGCAGTCCATCTCAGACCTGAATGAGATTTTCCGGGACTTGGCTGGAATGGTGGTGGAACAGGTATTTGAAGCAGTCctgacacgctcacacacacaatcgaATAATAGACTCGTAATCATGGCGTGAGTTCAGCCGCTGAGCCACCAAAGACAAAGGCTCTTGTCCTCCATGTACAGGGGTGGGTTGTCACTGAGTTTCCCTAACGATTTCCAAAATGTAAGGCATCCTGGCACATTCACATTGCATTTTTTGTATCAACAAAGCTTGAATGAGAATTATTTATGTCAAAGCAGACCCGAGGTAAGAATGTAGGTGAGAATATAGGTTTCTGtttattatataataatattaacTATGTTTAAAATAAAGGATCTACTATCAAAATAATGTTCCCCTGCTAACAaattccctcttcttcttcttcttcccaaAGGGCACCGTTCTCGACAGAATTGACTTCAACGTGGAGCAGGCTTGTGTGAAAACAGATGATGGATTGAAGCAGTTACAAAAGgtaaacacaaaatgtttgtgtcttcagacacattttgatttttttgtttgctgttaatTAAGATTTCTATGTTTGCTTGGAAGCTAATAATGAATGCTAACAACCAGCAGGGAAAACTTACAGTAAGCTAAAGACACAATTATGATAAAATTTAGCATATTGATTGAAAACAGGTTCCACCAAACGTCACAGCTTACAAATCTGTTTAAACTCAGAATTGAATTGAAAGCAAGTGAAAAGCAGTATTTGACTTTTTTCCGTTTTCTTTGCAGGCGGAACAGtatcagaagaaaaacagaaagatgctGGTCATTTTGATCCTGTTCGTCATAGTCATTGTTctaattattattctttttgGAACAAAGTTTTAATTATGCATTCCTctggcttttgttttctgtgtgggtgcttgttgtgcatctgtgtggACTTGGACTCTGTCTCGGTTCTGCTCAAAACAAAGCTGGTTGCCTTTCGTACCCACCAGGAAacgaagaaaaagaaataaccCACGTCTCTTTACGGGTGCACTTTGGGCAGtgtgaagatgtttttttttgtggttgatTTTAATGAAAGATACAATCAACAGTCTGTTTGAGCCGTGGCTGTTTTATCAAGTGACTCGCACCCAAATCGGTGAGACTCTGTGACAGAGGTTTGTGGAACCCGAGTGTGTTGACATATGTGTcttaacaaaagaaaacacattgtgGTGTATAAAAATGGACAACCAATGTTTAAACGCTAAAGCAGAGCATCCTCTGCTTGAACTCCAAGCACGAATTGTGACGTCTGTTGTGTGACAATGCATCATTTCTGTCCAGTATCATTGCAAACATCTTGTGTCTGTGAGGAACATGTGACAAGAATGAGTGTTTGTGGAAGCAAAATATGCAGTAGATGTCATTTTACTGCAAATTCTTTCTCATCCCAACATTGCATTTATGTTCCGGCTCAGTATTTTAGCTTGGAAGactaaaagaaaatgttttgtattaGGAAAGTACCAGATATGATCAGAACGGTTATTCAGCACCAAATATTCCTTTGGTTTAAGGAccaccttgttttttttatttatttctttactcCACAATAATAATGAGATTGTGTCACTCCACTGTTTGCCTGAGGAGGTTGTAGACAGCCATGAGCTTCCTCCCAATTCATCCTTTAATTTTAAAATACTACCGTGTCACACCTGCTGCACTTTTCATGAAGTGCTCATTTTAAAACcgttgtttttgtctttcatggTCCTTGCATAAAGTGCTACCTTTTTTAAACTCTTGCAGTTTGCACATATTGAGGCCTGAGGGGGAGGGGGTTGTGTTATGGATGTAATACTACTGTCATCTGTACGATGAaaagaattatttatttttaataacttCAAATAATGAAGACGTTCGGTGGTGTTCTGTCTCAGGCAGAATTACTGTATAGTGAGTAAAGTATCTTTAGTCTTAACCCAGCAGTCATCGTCCTTTACTCTGAGAAAACTGTGATGTAGTccagcacaagcacacatgaagacaacattatgattttgtttttcttttcagattgGACACATTTTATTTAGCTGTGTTGGAAGTTCTTGTGCTTTTGCTCCATAAAGACTGATAAGCTGAAGTGATGAAGAGCTTTATTCGACATATCTCTCCTCCACTCTACACTTTATACACCTGTTCAAATCATCTTTTGTCATTGATGTGAAGTTGTGTGTGAAAACTGCTTGTCCTAGTGGTATTCTACTTAAGTTTTGTTTTCCAAACAAAACCAGTGAGCAGACAGgaaattgatttgttttttttaataaacctgGAACATGATggagttttgtgtgttttgaactgCAGCAAATAATGCAGAAATATAGATGAAACACGGTGAATATGCAGGCTATAAGAAGAAGATAGAGGTGATTTTTCTGTGACACAAAAAATGAGGGATGTTGCTGTTGCTCTGATTGTCACTGATATGATGGCTGAAGTCACCAAGTAATAGTATCACAATATCTAGATCTCAGGTTTAAAAATTAAATGGTGGATTATATCTAGATTTATCCCCCAAATAATATCAGCAACACAGGATGTACAAAGGTGAAGTATAACGTAAGCAGAGCATTATTTTGCTCCCCTTCATGCCTAAATATTGTAACACACTGATAACTGTTCTATTTACAAGTGTCTGGTGCACAGAGTTAATTTGGACTTATTTCAGGGTCTCTGAAAGGTCCTTCAACCCGGAAACTAaactttgttttgcatttcaaatCAAAAGCCTCTTTAAGACCTTACACACACTACTGAGGTAGCTGAAACTACATACCCAGATGCTACATGTTGATCAAATGTAAGGACAATATAACTCATCGCTGTCTCTCAGGAAGTGCAAGCTAAAATTAAAAAGCCGAAACGCAACCTAGTTCAAATAACAACCGGTATCACCTGACCGTTAACCACAGCGTTAAACAGATAGCGTTAAACTAACTATTCTCATTTTATACTTATTTCACAACAGCCCCTATCTGTCTTCGTTCCCCATATTACTTATATACTCATATTATGTTATTTCTGTAGCTAGCACAGGGAGATAAACTTCCATTGGCTAGCtagcagctaatgctaatgcttttTGACCTGGAAGGCGAGCAAACGTAAAGCTCGTCAGTCCTCGTGCTCATTAACGTGAAGTTAACTGACAATATCGAGGGGACCGATTTAATTCACCTGCCATGATTTGTGCAGGGGATGAAGACGACCCGTTCCCTGTTGACGATGGTCTGTTTGCTGAAACATTTTCTCAAGAGACCGTATACAATTTAGTTGGCGAGGAGCTGAAGATAAGACAGCTGTTCGGTGCCAACCTCGGCGTGGCTGCCCCGGTGTGGGAAGCCGTAAGAGCAGACTTGTTTCCTGTTGACgtgatgaaaataaacctgtTCAGTCAGTGTCAGAGTTGTCTAAAGGTGagggtgtgtatttgtgtgtgtacacaggcATTACATCTGTGTCGTCACCTCGGGGAGCGGTCggtggagctgagaggaaagcGCATCATCGAGCTGGGAGCAGGCACTGGTGTGGTCGGGATCTTGGCAGCACGCCTCGGTATGTTGCGTCGTTGCTTCCTCTAAGTTTGTCTGTGGTGTATTCAAGGTCCTGATTGTGCATGATTATGAATGGCATTATGGGCCCCTGAAGTTTTCCTGACTggttgtacatgtacatgtggaGTTGTTTTCTCATGTCGGGCTCTGTGCTTGTCCATTGGAGACGTCTGTCCATGGTCAGCTGTCCGTGGCTCCATCCACATGTCCAGTCCTTATTTTATGCATCTCACAATTTCTTCCTCCAGAGGCAACACAAACGTGCTGCAGTTGCACAGCAGGTGTTGTTCCTTCAGTGTTCAAAAATTACCAATCACTTATTCAGCTGTATCTTGAGATCTGTTACAAACACAGTACCTGAATACATCAATCTGTAAATAGGAtttatttgcagtgtgtttcatATGTTTTCAGGTGCACTGGTGACCCTCACAGACCTTCCTCTGGCCCTCCCACAACTTCAGGCCAATGTCTCTGCTAACATGCCGTCCAGTGGTTGGCCTGCCAGTCTTCCCACCATCCTCCCCCTGTCCTGGGGTGAAGACCACCTGAACTTCCCCTCTGACTGGGATCTGGTGCTCTGTGCAGATATAATTTACCTCCCAGAGACTTACCCACTGCTCATTGAGACGTTAGCTCATTTGTGCAAGAATGGAGCTGTGGTATACCTCTCGTCCAAAATGCGCAAAGAGCACGGGACTCCACATTTCTATGAGGAATGTCTGCCAAGCAGATTTAATGTGGAGCTTGTGAACCGCGacgacaaacaaaacataaatatctACAGGGCGTCTCTGAGGAAAGGCCAGTGACAGCAGCGAAGATCTGCAACAGGTCTGGGACTGAGATTAGTTGCTGTACTGAGAACAGTTATGACTCTGGCTCTCTTGgttgcctttttaaaatgtatttaaagaaaaaaaacactgaaagcagaaTATGCATTATGCAAAATGCTCAGCTTTCAGGAACAACAGCTCAGTGTTGTTGGATAATCCAATGATGATGTCTTCTATCAGTTTGTCACTTAAAACTAAACttaaaattaaatgtttgtaCTGGGCTTAATGTCAGAAGTGAGGTCCGAATTGAGTTAGCAAGGTCTTTACAGACATGCACCAGATAGTGGAACATTGTTGAATAACTACTTGTTTACGTAGTTGACTATTCAAAGAAAgtcatacttttttttcttttttttttgatatttatATGGCTATTACAGTGACCATTTTGAGGCACTTGACAAATCTGTAACATCCTATTTATATTTAACTTGTCACAACTGAGACTGTGTTTGCaatatgtattttaatgttacaaataaaacatttgtcttCTGTGAAGTACTCACTCCAATGACAATGGCCTTCAAAACCTGTTTAAAGTGtgattttggatatttttttatgAGTTTTAGACTTTCCTTGTGCACCACGTGTCCTCTTACCTCCAGTTAAGCGGATAATTGCCACCTTAGTCAGTTTTTTCAGTGTAAATAAGTtccaccctcctcttctccaaatgaacaaacaacaaatttgaaaaaaattaTCCAAAACTAGATTTTAATGGAGCTGATAATGGTAGATGTGGCATCAATACAAGTGTTGTGAAAACACTTTAAATATAGTTTACAACCTGTTTCAAGCTCTCATTGTGATTTTATGTAAGACGGCTCTATGCTGTGTTAATGCCGTCTGAATGTCAGTCAGACGTCCAGAGTGACTCGGTCTCGGCCTCTCGTGTCTCGACTTGTTTTCACTGAGACTGGGATCTGCTCTGCCGTTACAGCTTCAGGCTGGAGTGCAGATCTGCTCATAATCACTGGAGATTTCAGGTTCTTCCTTCAATCAGCTGCCTGTCTCATCATTTTGACTCCATGTTGTCACCGTCAAGAGAAGAACCTCACAGTGTTATCAGCGCATTTCTTGAAAAAGGGTCAACTGCTCCTCTCAGGCAACGTCTGCCCTACCTCTGGAgttaaaatgtcatatttctttTCCATGCTCTGATTGTCCTCACCAGTCGTGATGGTTTGGTTTCTGCAAGGATGTTGAGCATGTCAAAGAGATCTAAACTGCACCTTCAGATTAGATTGAAAACAAGTCACATGATCACAGCTTTAAAGGACCTGAAAACCCTGAGTGAGTGGGTCCCACATGAATATTCAATTTTCTGCCAAATTTACTATATTTTTTGAGAcatgtctgtgttgtctgtggtCTTCTGATTGCTTTGAAATGGATGATATCTTTGAGATTTATTTCTGATGTCAAAGACATTTGATCAAAGCTCATTCACATGCAACAGATTTATTGACTTTGAGCGTTAAACTTAGTAAATAATTAGTTTTTCTCGTTTAGTTTTTTTAGCTGTTGATATCCAACACAGCATTGTTTTCACTGAGATACATAAAAGCCAAAACAAAGTTCATCCGATCCCCAACTATTCTGTCAACATCAACAGATTGCCCTCCCTGCATCCCGCTGTCTGTGCTACttcatcccctctctcctgctctctgctgatgtACAGACTTTCTGTTCAGAGAAGGAAAGCCTGTTTGTTACGCTGGAGAGTTTCAAAGAAAGGGAGACAGCCCGTCCGCTgcccgtctctccctctgctaCAATTCAGCCGACAAAACAACAGATCCCTATCTCCATGCAGAGTCTGCTCTCCATCACGCCGAGCACCTCCCACGCGTGTCATGCACAGTGCAGATCGCTGGTTTTGCTGTTATTCATGATTATTTGGCTAAAGTTATGAAAACTGTGCATTGCTTGGAAGTGATGATGTTGAGGGCCATTTGAGATGATAGGAAAACATCaaagtagaaaataaataaataaataaaaattacaaCATACATTTACCAATTAAATCAAAACTGTTTCTCTTGTATTCTAATTATCAGTCTGACTACAACATTACCATTAATCTCAATACAGTGATGTCTCTTTCACCTGCAGCTGTTGTATGCATAAAACTCTACAGTGGAATCCACATGAGACgtgtttttatctgcattttTAGATTTAATTATGTCTCTATCTGAACTAGATCCCATGTTAGATTTCTACATGCTGTAAAAAAAATTCTGACTCCCATGTTGCCTTCACCTTAATTTTGTATGACTTTAAAGGGGAAGGATGCAGCTAAAGATTGTATTTCTAAAAACCTGATTAAAAAATTCCTCAGTGGTATTTGAACTGTTGgctggatgagaggaggatggGCTTACTGTGacaggggagtgtgtgtgtgtgtgtgtgtgtgtgtgtgtgtgtgtgtgtgtgtgtgtgtgtgtgtgtgtgtgtctagagTGGGAGGGGAACTGAAAACCACCGTCCTCTTAAAACAAGTTGGCCTGTTTGGACTTCATTAGACCTGATATCACCTCATGAGCAGCCAGGACTATAATCTGAAAACAGTAATTAAAGGTACGTGTTGCATGTGTGCACCTATTGCTCCATTTATGTAACATGTAATCTATATCTAATCATAATATCTAAGTTGCAAATTCGTTTTTTCATATTCACCGTAAGAATATTAGTATATCTTTTGAGCCTGTTTTTAAATCTTCTGCATTTTAAGAACATACTGAAACTgttatgttttatatatatgatcctctttttccacatttcagaTTTGCATATCAGACCAAAAGATGGAGTTCTGGCCTGAGAATCAGGGGCAATCAGCTCTATACTCCAGATTTGGTACCATTCCTGGGAGAAACTGTACACATAAGTGAGTTCAGTGCTATCATTATGTTGTCAGTCAGAATAATCTTTGGACAACGCAGGCCGTTGCCATTTTATAAACTTGTTTGACAAACTTACATTTGATTTGTACTGCACTGTGCTGAAATCCAACAGCTAGGAGACAAAATTGCTAAACAAAG includes the following:
- the stx16 gene encoding syntaxin-16 isoform X3; amino-acid sequence: MALVSGISLDPEAAIGVTKKLPPKWIEGVDEIQYDITRVRQKMKELASLHDKHMNRPTLDDSSEEEHAIEITTQEITQMFHRCQRAVTGLQSRCGHCTEQEERLLRNVVSSLAQSLQELSTNFRHTQSSYLKRMKNREERSKHFFDSGPLMEEDEDLAVYDKGFTDDQLMMVEQNTVMVEEREREIRQIVQSISDLNEIFRDLAGMVVEQGTVLDRIDFNVEQACVKTDDGLKQLQKAEQYQKKNRKMLVILILFVIVIVLIIILFGTKF
- the stx16 gene encoding syntaxin-16 isoform X1; the protein is MATRRLTDAFLLMRNNAIQNRQILAEQVSTYDPRLSTRSNAALADDRMALVSGISLDPEAAIGVTKKLPPKWIEGVDEIQYDITRVRQKMKELASLHDKHMNRPTLDDSSEEEHAIEITTQEITQMFHRCQRAVTGLQSRCGHCTEQEERLLRNVVSSLAQSLQELSTNFRHTQSSYLKRMKNREERSKHFFDSGPLMEEDEDLAVYDKGFTDDQLMMVEQNTVMVEEREREIRQIVQSISDLNEIFRDLAGMVVEQGTVLDRIDFNVEQACVKTDDGLKQLQKAEQYQKKNRKMLVILILFVIVIVLIIILFGTKF
- the stx16 gene encoding syntaxin-16 isoform X2 — encoded protein: MATRRLTDAFLLMRNNAIQNRQILAEQLADDRMALVSGISLDPEAAIGVTKKLPPKWIEGVDEIQYDITRVRQKMKELASLHDKHMNRPTLDDSSEEEHAIEITTQEITQMFHRCQRAVTGLQSRCGHCTEQEERLLRNVVSSLAQSLQELSTNFRHTQSSYLKRMKNREERSKHFFDSGPLMEEDEDLAVYDKGFTDDQLMMVEQNTVMVEEREREIRQIVQSISDLNEIFRDLAGMVVEQGTVLDRIDFNVEQACVKTDDGLKQLQKAEQYQKKNRKMLVILILFVIVIVLIIILFGTKF
- the LOC143336062 gene encoding EEF1A lysine methyltransferase 3-like, whose protein sequence is MICAGDEDDPFPVDDGLFAETFSQETVYNLVGEELKIRQLFGANLGVAAPVWEAALHLCRHLGERSVELRGKRIIELGAGTGVVGILAARLGALVTLTDLPLALPQLQANVSANMPSSGWPASLPTILPLSWGEDHLNFPSDWDLVLCADIIYLPETYPLLIETLAHLCKNGAVVYLSSKMRKEHGTPHFYEECLPSRFNVELVNRDDKQNINIYRASLRKGQ